A section of the Acropora muricata isolate sample 2 chromosome 4, ASM3666990v1, whole genome shotgun sequence genome encodes:
- the LOC136915287 gene encoding E3 SUMO-protein ligase CBX4-like, producing the protein MYNVERIIERRKAKYDHEYLIKWEGWPLQDCSWEPSENLPKTLIRGYKRPPKPREERLQEAAYHFAGRILSALKNSAISPFYVYIHLDVWRYLTCGKGTASQHRGHVLYSKHDFERFTALPEHWWYYLDEHGEGRAVDFPIKIKPLLTWSLAHHIKRAGRLVKAPRVPIEKLSVTMVKRACNLQNLDQ; encoded by the exons ATGTACAATGTAGAGCGAATCATTGAGCGCCGAAAAGCAAAATAT GACCATGAATACTTAATAAAATGGGAAGGATGGCCGCTTCAAGACTGTTCGTGGGAACCATCGGAAAACTTGCCTAAGACATTAATAAG GGGCTATAAGCGACCACCAAAGCCAAGAGAGGAGAGGCTGCAAGAGGCAGCTTACCACTTTGCAGGCAGAATTTTGTCTGCCCTTAAAAATTCTGCAATTTCTCCCTTTTATGTCTACATTCATTTAGATGTGTGGAGATATCTTACATGTGGGAAAGGAACAGCTTCCCAACATCGagggcatgttttgtattcaaAGCATGATTTTGAAAGATTTACAGCACTACCTGAGCACTGGTGGTACTATTTGGATGAGCATGGTGAAGGGAGGGCAGTAGATTTCCCTATTAAGATAAAACCATTGTTAACATGGTCCCTTGCTCACCACATTAAAAGAGCAGGTAGGCTTGTCAAGGCCCCTCGAGTTCCAATCGAGAAACTTTCTGTTACGATGGTGAAAAGAGCCTGTAACTTACAAAACTTAGACCAATAA